Genomic window (Plasmodium cynomolgi strain B DNA, scaffold: 0063, whole genome shotgun sequence):
TTAACCaacataatataattatttgttaATCATGTATGGAGAAAGgaaataatacaaaataaacgaacaaaattattatccttattattaatataaagaaaatatttattttactcttTATATCTATCTATTAAAAGAAGgatatatatttctatacttatttttttctataaggtaatataatattatttttgtataatattttcatacgATACAGCcctatatataaatataattctacTCAAAACTACTAACataggttttttttctatgatatattaatttttatattattttaaaataacataaCCTTACGAAGATTATTTAatcattttcaaatataaagTACATTTCTAAATTGTCACCTTAATTTgacaaattaataaaatgattttttcacAAACACTAAAGTTACTATGAATTGTTTGGTATTAGTTAATTATAACTATAATGATTTAAGTTTTTTCCGTAATGCATAATAATagtggaaaatttttattttagaaaacaaaaaaattattaaatatataacaaaaaaaataaataagaaagaaaataggaaaattAAGCCAAATTTATCTTGCAGAATATACAAGATACATCCCATAACagctatatattttaaattatttaagcgaattgttaaaatttacaGAAGATGTTATATCACTTGTTGTTCTTTCGAAAAGTGTGCTTGTTTGTTTCTCTATTCAATTcctcattttatatatattttcataattattataattacacctttttttttatttttaaaaatatttccttttattaattatagaGTTTTTCTTAACTCTTTTCTCATAGTTTCCAAATTATAATACTTaaagtaaattttattaaattatgaaATTTGCTTTTCATCGTACTATTATATCTAATTGttcttatctttttttcataatcccaaagttatttatataatgcagataatttgtttaattaaTTATGCTTTTTTGCTTACATAAAGCATTTAATACACTTTATTGCGCCATATATTACGCAGAATTTATACTTACATATgtattcctttcttttttgtgattattcaatttcaacaaattttaatgaatagcgcaaagaagaaatgtattaatactaattttttattttctaaaaatttcaaacatatcctatatatatatcgcttaatatattttttatatataattaatatttcatGGCATTTATTAACGATTGCCCTCTTGAGAAACATAAGCTATACGTATTCTTTTTTgggtaatatttttatttccatgtTTTGAATCACGTTTTGGCGAAGGATTTCTTTCTTCATCATAAAAATTCCgtttaacacttttttttcgcaataTTAAGTTTCCCAACCATTGACCAAGTGGCGTAAACTGCAAAcaattgaaaattttgaaacattatatttattttgtataaataatattttattataaatacatcataagtataaatatatatttcctaTGTTAAACAATATAATTTACACATActttataataaatgaaaaaaagtagaatTGTCCCAACTATAAAAACACCTATTGAACCAATACGAAAAGTGTCACAAAATAATGTGTCACATGTATCTTCTGATATGGGTGGCGTATCAGTATTACTTTCTTTGGAAATAGTTCTTCTTGAAAAGTTATCATTAGaattattcattatttttgttttttcaacACCAAATACTTCTTCAAATGCTTCTATACTAGATGTTTTAACTTCATAACATGATGCCACATTGGGCATGTTCGTATcagtattattatttttttgataacaCCTAAAATATCTATATCccgttttgttttcatcAAATGCTGAATTCCAAAAacgcttttttcttttattgatCCGTGTGtaaaattcattttcttcactttttgttCTAGCAGGATTAATACTATTGGCATTATTACCTTccgaacaattttttaatttatacaGTAATTCATTCGGATCATAATTATCATTGCAATTAAAATAATCGCAAAAACCGAAGTTGCAACAGTCATCcttatatttatcatatattgGTTTAATATAACTAATATACTCTTGGTAAATGTTACATTGTGCCATATTTTCAgtactaattttattttcaatagTATcatagtttttaaaataatcgtACAGAATTTTCATATCATCACAGTCATAAAATGTACAATCTGAATTGTAGAAGCAAGCTTTATGTTTGCTAAAATCTCTAATACTGTAAAACTTCTCTGGTTCAGGATGCAAATTTcttgaagaataaaaatcatATACAGTTTTggatgttatatttttattcttagtAGTATAattattctttattatttcataattttgatTAAAATCGTCTTTCATTAAGCCATCACTGATATGATACCATACATCGTGTATCTTATCGATATCCGTTTCATTATGATAGTCATCAATATTTTTGccattaaatattttacgcAATTCATCATGTACCCagtaattaaaatataaacaacgATCATTAtgactttcatttttcaaatgatatatttctgatatattttttaaattactttcaatttttttgtcaaagaGCCTTAACTTcactttttgttcttaaatTATCACAACGACTACTAGAACTAGTACTTctgttttcaatttttttatttagttcatcatatattttatatgagGGTAGTTCATTAAAGACAGCattctaaaaataaaaatggataaataaatgtacacTTGAAAGTTTTATTTCTGTGAGAAATCTATTACTCcattgaaatatatatataggtattaaaaaaagcttgaaaatataatatgcaaaataatgttgcaccttttgttccttcaattctttaattttatcactTATGTTATATGTTTCTGTAATAGCAAGAATCCTAGGTATATGACTATAAGCTTCTTTATGTTcctttaaatgaaaaaagtttttatttttgctttaaaaaCGGAATCCAGATAATTACctggaaatttttcatttataaagtttatttcctttttattatccgaattaaatttttccttaaatttGTCTA
Coding sequences:
- a CDS encoding hypothetical protein (putative); translation: TYNISDKIKELKEQKNAVFNELPSYKIYDELNKKIENRSTSSKQKVKLRLFDKKIESNLKNISEIYHLKNESHNDRCLYFNYWVHDELRKIFNGKNIDDYHNETDIDKIHDVWYHISDGLMKDDFNQNYEIIKNNYTTKNKNITSKTVYDFYSSRNLHPEPEKFYSIRDFSKHKACFYNSDCTFYDCDDMKILYDYFKNYDTIENKISTENMAQCNIYQEYISYIKPIYDKYKDDCCNFGFCDYFNCNDNYDPNELLYKLKNCSEGNNANSINPARTKSEENEFYTRINKRKKRFWNSAFDENKTGYRYFRCYQKNNNTDTNMPNVASCYEVKTSSIEAFEEVFGVEKTKIMNNSNDNFSRRTISKESNTDTPPISEDTCDTLFCDTFRIGSIGVFIVGTILLFFIYYKVCVNYIV